A stretch of Heterodontus francisci isolate sHetFra1 chromosome 1, sHetFra1.hap1, whole genome shotgun sequence DNA encodes these proteins:
- the LOC137365267 gene encoding putative nuclease HARBI1, producing MLNTYLQLLGFDGQPMPAALKVTAALNFYASGSFQGSTGDLCGVSQSAVHCWIKEVTDALYRRAGDYVHFRTDADSQAEMAVGFGAIAGFLQVQGVIDCTHVAIKTPKEQSAPYTNRKGFHLLNVQLACDHRKCFLQVCAHFPVPGAVAVHCPHSPSGWTLGDKGYPLLTWLLTPVRNPSSYAEGHYNACHSFIRTTSEQAINMLKMCFRCLNRSGGALQYAPDSVGRIVVVCCVLHITMRRGEALQDNEIPEQEISSDNENKESIQGQQQITGSSDGGPTW from the exons ATGTTGAACACTTACCTGCAGCTACTGGGTTTTGATGGTCAGCCTATGCCTGCGGCCCTCAAAGTGACGGCGGCCCTAAACTTctacgcctctggatcattccagggttcCACCGGCGACTTGTGTGGGGTCTCGCAATCAGCAGTACATTGCTGGATCAAGGAGGTTACCGATGCTTTGtacaggagggctggtgactatgtgcacttcAGGACGGacgctgacagtcaggctgagatggCTGTTggttttggggccattgcaggattcctacaggtgcaaggggtcattgactgcacgcatgtggccatcaagactccgaaGGAACAATCAGCTCCATACACGAACAGAAAGGGCTTTCATTTGCTCAACGTGCAGCTAGCTTGTGATCACAgaaagtgcttcctgcaagtgtgtgcccacttcccag tcccaggtgccgttgctgttcactgcccccactcaccttcGGGGTGgactcttggggacaagggctaccccttgctgaCATGGCTTCTAACGCCGGTGAGGAACCCCAGCAGCTATGCAGAAGGGCACTACAACGCCTGCCACAGCTTCATCCGAACTACCAGCGAGCAGGCCATCaacatgctgaagatgtgcttccgttGCCTCAATAGATCAGGTGGAGCCCTACAGTACGCACCAGACAGTGTTGGGCGCATTGTTGTTGTGTGCTGTGTTCTGCACATCACAATgcggaggggggaggccttgcaagacAATGAGATACCAGAGCAGGAGATATCCTCAGACAATGAGAACAAAGAGAGCATTCAGGGACAACAACAGATCACGGGGAGCAGTGATGGAGGGCCGACATGGTGA